From Fusobacterium varium:
TTGGAAATCCTGCAAAAGAAAAGGAGATGTTGAAGTATGTTGATTTTAGCAATTGATACTGCTACAAAAATAGGAAGTGTAGCTTTATATGATGACAAAATCGGAATAGTAGGAGAAGTAAACTTATATGTTAAAGTAAATCATTCAAATGTAATAATGAAAGCTATGGATTCTTTATTTGAACTATCTGGATATACAATAAAAGATGTAGATAAAATAGCTGTAACAATAGGTCCGGGATCTTTTACGGGAATAAGAATAGGAGTAGCAATAGCAAAAGGACTTGCTTATTCTTTAAGTAAACCTATCATTGGGATAAATGAATTAGATGTTCTGGCAGAAATGGGAGAAGAAAGGGAAGAACTTATAGTTCCTCTTATTGATGCAAGAAAAGAGAGAGTATATTATTCTCAATATAAGTATGAAAATAAGAAATTAATAAGAAAAGAAGAATATAAAGATGGAGAATTAAGAGATATACTTGAAAATTTAAAAGGGAAAAAAGCTGTATTTATAGGTGATGGAGCTGTAGTTAACCAAGAACTTATAGAAGAAATTATGGGAAATGGAAATGTTATATTTTCTAAAGCAGGTTCTATTCCAAGAGCTGCAGTAGCAGCTCAAATGGCTTCAGTATATAAAGATGATAATATATATACATTGGAACCTTTTTATATAAATAAATCACAGGCAGAGAGAGAAAAAGAAGAAAGAGAAAAAAATAAATAATATTTGAAGCAATTAAAGGGCAGCTAAAGAAATTTATTAAAAGCTGTCCTTTTTATATTGTATAAATGTTATTTTTGTAATAATTACAATTGAAAAAAAGGATTTAATATGATAAAATTGAAAAAAGGGTATAGAGTAGGAAGGAAAGGGAGGAAATTATGGGAATAAAAAAATGGAGATGTACAATATGTGGAGAAGAGTTTGAAGGGGATACTCCTCCAGAAGTGTGTCCTGTATGCAATGTTGGAAGTGAATTTTTTGAAGAAGTAAAAAATGAAAAGGAAATAATAGCATCTGCAAATAAAATTGAAAAGAAAAAAAATATTTCTGGAAAAGCATGGAAATGTACAGTATGTGATGAAATATTTCAAGATGGTGAAGTGCCTGATACATGTCCTGTCTGTGGAGTAGGAAAAGAACTTTTTGAAGAGATAGAAATTAAACCAGTTTCAGAGACAAGTTGGAAATGTACAGTATGTAGTGAAGTAATAGATGGAGAAGAATGTCCAGCTATTTGCCCTGTCTGTGGAGCAGGAAAAGAAGCTTTTGAAAAAATAGAAAATAAAAAAGAAAATTCTGATTCAAATAAAATAGAAAAAGTAGTCATAATTGGTGGAGGAGTAGCAGCTGTATCAGCAGCAGATGCAGTCAGAAGTAAAAATAAAATGGCAGAAATAAAAATAATAACTAAAGAAAATATAATGCCATATTATAGAACTATGCTTACAGAACATCTTCATGCAGATATGTCAGAAGAAAAATTGAAAATAAAAAAAGATAAATGGTATGAAGAAAAGAATATAGAATTAATTACAGGAGATACAGTAGTATCTATAATACCAGAAAGTAAAAAGGTAATTTTATTAAGTGGCAAAGAATATTTATATGATAAGCTAATACTGGCAACCGGATCAGAATGCTTTGTACCACCTATAAAAAATGCAGCTTTAGATGGTGTTTTTACTATAAGAAGCATGAAGGATACAGAAAATGTAAAGGAATATGTAAAGAAGTGCAAAAGAGCAGTTGTAATAGGAGGAGGAGTTCTTGGTTTAGAAGCAGCCTGGGGATTAAAAGAATTAGGATTAGATGTTTCGGTAATAGAAATGATGCAAAGAATTCTGCCTAAACAACTGGATGAAAAAGGTTCTAAAATGTTGGAACAAGCTATAATTCGTTCTGGAGTAAAAGTATATAAAGGTGTTGTTGTAGATCATTTAGAAGGAGAAGAAAAAGTATCATCTGTTGTTCTTGAAAAAGGAGAACATATTATGGCTGATTTAGTAATTATAAGTGCAGGAATACTTCCTAATAAACAACTTGCTGCAGATATTGGGATTAAGACGGGAAGAGGAATAATTGTAAATGGAAAAATGGAAACATCAGAAAAAGATATTTATGCCTGTGGAGATGCAGCTGAATATGAAGGAAAAGTAATAGGACTTTGGCAGGTAGCTATGGAACAGGGAAAAACAGCAGGATTAAATGCAAGTGGAGAGAGTGCTGTTTATAAAGAACAAATTCAACCTCTTAATTTTGATGGAATGAATATTAAACTTATTTCTATCGGTTTGATTGGAAATGGAAAAGAATGTGAAGAATTTGTAGAAGATATAGACACTAAAAAAAATATTTATAAAAAATTATATTTTGAAGAAAATAAGCTAAAAGGTGCTATATTAATAGGAGATGTTTCAAAAGGTATCACAATAATAAAAAATGTCAGAGAAAACGCTGAAAAGGACATCGTTTTAGGGAAAATATACTCTTAAAAAAACTTGATTTTTTCTCAATAAATTTGTACAATATATTCAGTATGTATGATATAATAGTATGGATTTGCAGATAAGAATTTTCTTAAAGCAGGGAGGATAAGTAGTGAGCAGTTTAATCAATCTAAATGAGATTACTTTTGAAAAAGAAGTTATAAATAATAAAGGGATTGTAATTGTGGATTTTTGGGCTGAATGGTGTGGACCTTGCAAAGTACTTGCTCCAATTTTAGAAGAAATTTCTGAGGAGAGAAAAGTAAAAATATACAAAGTCAATGTTGATGAGAATCCAAGTCTGGCAGGACAGTTTGGAATAAAAAGCATTCCTACTATGGTAATCTTTGAAAATGGAATAAGAGTAGATCAAGTAGTTGGATTAAGACCAAAAGAAGAGATAAAAGAAAAATTAGCTGCATATTAATTTAGATATTTTTAAAGAGACTGTTGTTTTCTAAAGGGAAGCAGTCTCTTTTTATTTAAAGAAAATATTGCTCTGTTATTCTAATTTGTTCATATTTGTGTTATAATTATTTCAAACATTAATTAAGGAGAAGGATTGAGATTATGAGAAGAAAAATTTATCTTACAGCAGCATATATTATAATTTCTTTAAATATTCTGGGAATGAGCAGTGTTCCCACGGGAAATATTGAAAACACCAGTGACAGAATACTAGGTGGAGCTGATGAGATAGAGGTAGATCTTCTTAGTGATACAATTACTTCTCAAAGCGGTGTCAATGTGAAATATGGAGATTTAAAATTAAAAGTTTTTGACATGCAGAGAGATAAGGAAAAAAATAGAGCATACCTTAAAGGAAATATAATAACTCAAGTAGACCAGCCTACAGGAATTCTTAAGTTGGAATCAACTAATGGGGATGTATCTTTAGATGGAAACCAAGGGGTTTTTTATAATAACTTTGGATATCTTGAGATAGGAAAAGTAACTGGTGGAGAAGCTCCAAATGACAAAATTTATTTTGGTGGAAAAGTATTTGAATATGAAAATGGAAATCTTTATATAAATAATGGTTGGCTGACAACAGACTATAATGTAGCTGAAACAGCTGATCCAAATCAAACAGGATATCATTTTCTTTCTAAAGAAATAATAGTGGAACCTGATAAGCAGCTTACTTTAAAAGGAAGCGATTTATATTTAGGAGATAATGATGTTTTTCCTTTCAGTATTCCATGGTATAGAGTTAACATAAGACAAGATTCAGAAGTACCTTTGTTTCCAGAATGGGGAACAAAAGATTACTATGGATGGCAGACTTCATGGGGGGTTCTTTATGGAGATAAGGATAGTAAATTTAAAGGAGGATTTGCTCCTAAGTTTGCTGACCAAATGGGATTGCTGATAGGAAGATGGGAAAACTGGTATAAAACAGATAAATTTGGTACAGCAAAACTAAATATAGATGATGCATTAATATGGTCAAAAACTGATAAAAAAGAAAAATATAGTGACCCTGTTGATTATGAAGAAAAAAATAAAAGATATAGACTAAACTATACTCATGAATATAGTGGAGAGAAAGGAATTCTGCAATTTAGTGCTATCAACGGAACATATAATATGATTCCCAAGTTAGAAGATATAATTACAGATTATGAAGGTAATGGAAGATTTTTAAATAATACAAGACCTAAACTGGACTCTACAATAAGTTTTTTCTCAATGAATTCAGATCTTAAAGAATTAGGACCAGATAAGGATATTACTTTAAAGACAAGATTAAAATTAACTGATGATAAAGAAGCTTATGCTCTCATGGTTTATGATGATATTGATGATATTGATTATGGAAGCAACATAGATAATGACCTTTATTCACAAATTGAATTATACAAAGATAATAATAGATACAGAGTTGGAGGTTACTATAATTATTTGTATGATATGGATCCAGGTTCAACTTTAAATGATACTCAGTCAAGGGCTGAAGATTTTGGATTTGAATTTTTTGAAAAGAAAAACAATATAGGATT
This genomic window contains:
- a CDS encoding NADH dehydrogenase; translation: MGIKKWRCTICGEEFEGDTPPEVCPVCNVGSEFFEEVKNEKEIIASANKIEKKKNISGKAWKCTVCDEIFQDGEVPDTCPVCGVGKELFEEIEIKPVSETSWKCTVCSEVIDGEECPAICPVCGAGKEAFEKIENKKENSDSNKIEKVVIIGGGVAAVSAADAVRSKNKMAEIKIITKENIMPYYRTMLTEHLHADMSEEKLKIKKDKWYEEKNIELITGDTVVSIIPESKKVILLSGKEYLYDKLILATGSECFVPPIKNAALDGVFTIRSMKDTENVKEYVKKCKRAVVIGGGVLGLEAAWGLKELGLDVSVIEMMQRILPKQLDEKGSKMLEQAIIRSGVKVYKGVVVDHLEGEEKVSSVVLEKGEHIMADLVIISAGILPNKQLAADIGIKTGRGIIVNGKMETSEKDIYACGDAAEYEGKVIGLWQVAMEQGKTAGLNASGESAVYKEQIQPLNFDGMNIKLISIGLIGNGKECEEFVEDIDTKKNIYKKLYFEENKLKGAILIGDVSKGITIIKNVRENAEKDIVLGKIYS
- the tsaB gene encoding tRNA threonylcarbamoyladenosine biosynthesis protein TsaB, with the protein product MLILAIDTATKIGSVALYDDKIGIVGEVNLYVKVNHSNVIMKAMDSLFELSGYTIKDVDKIAVTIGPGSFTGIRIGVAIAKGLAYSLSKPIIGINELDVLAEMGEEREELIVPLIDARKERVYYSQYKYENKKLIRKEEYKDGELRDILENLKGKKAVFIGDGAVVNQELIEEIMGNGNVIFSKAGSIPRAAVAAQMASVYKDDNIYTLEPFYINKSQAEREKEEREKNK
- the trxA gene encoding thioredoxin; amino-acid sequence: MSSLINLNEITFEKEVINNKGIVIVDFWAEWCGPCKVLAPILEEISEERKVKIYKVNVDENPSLAGQFGIKSIPTMVIFENGIRVDQVVGLRPKEEIKEKLAAY